A part of Myxococcus landrumus genomic DNA contains:
- a CDS encoding Hint domain-containing protein — protein sequence MSRMRRYLVMGSTACLAMLSGCTSSPQGEQLTNAGRTMQGVGDARRLSKAEWNAYRADEGYLHSIAKPDTRVRLNFADPAQYRFAVARLKLAGKTPENSPYLFQALEQRQKDHLSQGLAAGSFASEDPRGLATSAERKEMHLIEAANAGETTPEPNDGAGVARSTFPGGSYYTYADANFTDASGNPLGDLKFVEEYEGGKDLPIATTGNLSLTTQGRYRVSSYKVEDSVEGFKDSYIFTDFGAPAGITSTRPVFSQLLVYAPVDTVLNDNLISVCLNRTWTQDCDYDLTGTPQAVKLPLKGQMSLTSEHLFDAAKITQFKTDTNAGTPTYDVGHLKLILTNAGGGCDVTDGNLIEARMNQFWRGATLSPDKKTFSWDLTGANAAFFDDGCRQVQNEVKLSLRIVLPVVASVGGQTYQSSVTLASPDPRFPRPDYTFKKITVTNSCLAAGTEIELAEGQVAPVESVKAGDRVRNPHKPSLTVMDTAVGTESVPMVRIRNAAGKSLLMTEMHPIQVMARGMVQARHLKTGDLVMTQAGPSKLVEVSRESYAGKVYNVKVGSDAEKLALGADQTVVYANGFVVGDGQIQAKYESIAMTQQNPNVLATLPAKWHRDYVMSAKRK from the coding sequence ATGTCACGAATGCGCCGTTATCTGGTGATGGGTAGCACCGCCTGCCTGGCCATGCTGTCGGGTTGCACCTCCAGTCCTCAAGGAGAACAGCTCACCAACGCGGGCCGCACGATGCAGGGCGTGGGTGATGCCAGACGGCTCAGCAAGGCCGAGTGGAACGCCTACAGGGCGGACGAGGGCTACCTGCACAGCATCGCCAAGCCGGACACCCGCGTCCGGCTGAACTTCGCGGACCCGGCGCAGTACCGCTTCGCGGTGGCGCGCCTGAAGCTGGCGGGCAAGACGCCGGAGAACTCGCCGTACCTGTTCCAGGCGCTGGAGCAGCGCCAGAAGGACCACCTGAGCCAGGGCCTGGCCGCGGGGAGCTTCGCGTCGGAGGACCCTCGGGGCCTGGCGACGTCCGCGGAGCGCAAGGAGATGCACCTCATCGAGGCCGCCAACGCCGGTGAGACCACGCCCGAGCCCAACGACGGCGCTGGCGTCGCGCGCTCCACCTTCCCGGGCGGCAGCTACTACACCTACGCGGACGCCAACTTCACCGACGCGTCCGGCAACCCGCTGGGCGACCTCAAGTTCGTCGAGGAGTACGAAGGCGGCAAGGACCTCCCCATCGCCACGACGGGCAACCTGTCGCTGACGACCCAGGGCCGCTACCGCGTCTCCTCCTACAAGGTCGAGGACTCCGTCGAGGGGTTCAAGGACTCGTACATCTTCACGGACTTCGGCGCCCCCGCGGGCATCACCTCCACGCGGCCGGTGTTCTCCCAGCTCCTTGTCTACGCGCCCGTGGACACGGTGCTGAACGACAACCTCATCTCCGTGTGCCTCAACCGCACCTGGACCCAGGACTGCGACTACGACCTGACCGGCACGCCCCAGGCCGTCAAGCTGCCCTTGAAGGGGCAGATGTCGCTGACCTCCGAGCACCTCTTCGACGCGGCGAAAATCACCCAGTTCAAGACGGACACGAACGCGGGCACGCCCACGTATGACGTGGGCCACCTCAAGCTCATCCTCACCAACGCCGGTGGTGGTTGCGACGTCACGGACGGCAACCTCATCGAGGCGCGGATGAACCAGTTCTGGCGCGGCGCCACGCTGAGCCCGGACAAGAAGACCTTCTCGTGGGATTTGACGGGCGCCAACGCGGCCTTCTTCGATGATGGCTGCCGCCAGGTGCAGAACGAGGTGAAGCTGTCGCTGCGCATCGTGCTGCCCGTCGTCGCCTCGGTGGGCGGCCAGACGTACCAGTCCTCCGTCACGCTCGCGAGCCCCGACCCGCGCTTCCCCCGCCCGGACTACACGTTCAAGAAAATCACCGTCACCAACAGCTGCCTCGCGGCCGGCACTGAAATCGAGCTCGCCGAGGGCCAGGTGGCCCCGGTGGAGTCGGTCAAGGCCGGAGACCGGGTGCGCAACCCGCACAAGCCCTCGCTCACCGTCATGGACACGGCCGTGGGCACGGAGTCCGTGCCGATGGTGCGCATCCGCAACGCCGCGGGCAAGAGCCTGCTGATGACGGAGATGCACCCCATCCAGGTGATGGCGCGCGGCATGGTCCAGGCGCGCCACCTGAAGACGGGCGACCTGGTGATGACCCAGGCGGGCCCCAGCAAGCTCGTGGAGGTCAGCCGCGAGTCGTACGCCGGCAAGGTCTACAACGTGAAGGTCGGCTCGGACGCGGAGAAGCTGGCGCTCGGCGCGGACCAGACCGTCGTCTACGCCAACGGCTTCGTCGTGGGCGATGGCCAGATTCAGGCGAAGTACGAGTCCATCGCCATGACGCAGCAGAACCCCAACGTGCTGGCCACGCTGCCGGCCAAGTGGCACCGCGACTACGTGATGTCCGCGAAGCGCAAGTAG
- a CDS encoding sigma-70 family RNA polymerase sigma factor produces the protein MAFAPLFLAHAGCRGLGDVPPESLEPLLVRFWRAGCERWPDIALAPDTFIRHLALHFPRRTAPDEWESLLTQFVPGDLYLACACAQSLPAALAAFERHHMSGVGAALAHMRLPSSVVDEIRQRVRERLLVRTDTAPRIAEYSGRGTLSNWVRVVSLRTALSLLRKPHEEGSLSDALLELVPSPDADPEVEIIQRRYQDEFRRALEDAFAILPSEHRYLLRLHFVDRLSTPKLAPLFNVNQSTVSRWLQSAQQAVHDETRRLLMERLDLSSQEVTSLLRTVESHIHLSLSRILNETLHSK, from the coding sequence TTGGCGTTCGCACCGTTATTTCTCGCGCATGCGGGCTGCCGTGGCCTGGGGGACGTCCCCCCAGAAAGCCTGGAGCCTCTCCTCGTCCGCTTCTGGCGAGCGGGCTGTGAGCGATGGCCAGACATTGCCCTGGCACCTGATACCTTCATCCGTCACCTCGCCCTGCATTTCCCTCGGCGCACCGCGCCAGATGAATGGGAGTCATTGCTTACCCAGTTCGTCCCCGGTGACTTGTATCTCGCGTGTGCCTGCGCGCAGAGCCTTCCCGCCGCGCTGGCCGCCTTCGAGCGTCATCACATGTCTGGGGTGGGCGCGGCGCTCGCGCACATGCGGCTGCCCTCCTCGGTGGTGGATGAGATTCGCCAGCGCGTGAGGGAGCGGCTGCTGGTGCGCACCGACACGGCGCCTCGAATCGCGGAGTACTCGGGCCGGGGGACGCTCTCCAACTGGGTGCGCGTCGTCTCGCTGCGCACGGCGCTGAGCCTGCTGCGAAAGCCTCACGAGGAAGGCTCGCTCAGTGATGCCCTCCTGGAGCTGGTGCCCTCCCCCGACGCGGACCCCGAGGTGGAGATCATCCAGCGGCGCTACCAGGACGAGTTCCGCCGTGCCCTGGAAGATGCCTTCGCCATCCTCCCCAGCGAGCACCGCTACCTCCTGCGCCTGCACTTCGTGGACAGGCTCTCCACCCCCAAGCTGGCGCCCCTCTTCAATGTCAACCAGTCCACGGTCTCCCGATGGCTGCAGAGCGCCCAGCAGGCCGTCCACGACGAGACCCGCCGGCTTCTCATGGAGCGGCTGGACCTCTCCTCACAGGAAGTCACCAGCCTGTTGCGCACCGTCGAAAGCCACATCCATCTCAGCCTCAGCCGCATTCTCAATGAAACTCTTCACTCAAAGTAA
- a CDS encoding PrkA family serine protein kinase, which produces MRDAEKGSWVSKIAALQDAKTYAELTWEGSFEDYLEIVRKNPKVTRTAFQRIYDMILSHGKTEYIDNKKKLIRYHFFSDEKFGGKDAIFGLDVPLMKLVNVFKSAAQGYGTEKRVILLHGPVGSSKSTIARLLKKGTEDYSKTPEGAAYTFSWTTDKKLPDGTTVKEKMKCPMNEEPLNLVPREWRSKVYTELAPPESGVTIPDGSELCPACRFVFKDLMTQYHGDFARVMDHVRVNRLVFSEKDRVGIGTFQPKDEKNQDSTELTGDINYRKIAEYGSDSDPRAFNFDGEFNIANRGIIEFVEVLKLDVAFLYDLLGASQEHKIKPKKFPQTDIDEVILGHTNEPEYKKLENNEFMEALRDRTVKIDVPYITKLAEEVKIYEKDFNSRAIKGKHIAPHTLEMAAMWAVLTRLEEPKKHNLSLLQKLKLYNGKTLPNFTEDNIKELRKESIREGLEGISPRYIQDKISNALVSDKGEGCINPFMVLNELEAGLKTHSLISTEDARKRMKELLTSVKQEYEDIVKNEVQRAISADEDAIGKLCGNYIDNIKAYTQKEKVKNKYTGLYEEPDERLMRAIEEKIDIPDSRKDDFRREIMNYIGALAVEGKTFNYRTNERLHKALELKLFEDQKDSIKLKNLVSSVVDKETQEKIDLVKDRMMKNYGYCEICSTDVLNFVASIFARGDAKE; this is translated from the coding sequence ATGAGGGACGCTGAGAAGGGTTCGTGGGTCTCCAAAATCGCCGCGCTCCAGGACGCGAAGACCTACGCGGAGCTCACCTGGGAAGGTTCCTTCGAGGACTATCTCGAAATCGTCCGGAAGAACCCCAAGGTGACGCGCACCGCCTTCCAGAGGATCTACGACATGATCCTCAGCCACGGGAAGACGGAGTACATCGACAACAAGAAGAAGCTCATCCGCTATCACTTCTTCAGCGACGAGAAGTTTGGCGGAAAGGACGCCATCTTCGGCCTGGACGTTCCGCTGATGAAGCTGGTGAACGTCTTCAAGTCCGCCGCGCAGGGCTACGGCACGGAGAAGCGCGTCATCCTCCTCCACGGCCCCGTGGGCTCCTCCAAGTCCACCATCGCCCGCCTGCTCAAGAAGGGCACGGAGGACTACTCCAAGACACCCGAGGGCGCCGCGTACACCTTCTCCTGGACCACCGACAAGAAGCTGCCAGACGGCACCACGGTGAAGGAGAAGATGAAGTGCCCCATGAACGAGGAGCCGCTCAACCTCGTTCCCCGCGAGTGGCGCTCCAAGGTCTACACGGAGCTGGCCCCGCCCGAGTCCGGTGTCACGATTCCCGACGGCTCCGAGCTGTGCCCCGCGTGCCGCTTCGTCTTCAAGGACCTGATGACCCAGTACCACGGGGACTTCGCCCGGGTGATGGACCACGTGCGCGTCAACCGCCTGGTCTTCAGCGAGAAGGACCGCGTGGGCATTGGCACCTTCCAGCCCAAGGACGAGAAGAACCAGGACTCCACCGAGCTCACCGGCGACATCAACTACCGCAAAATCGCCGAGTACGGCTCCGACTCCGACCCGCGCGCCTTCAACTTCGACGGCGAGTTCAACATCGCCAACCGCGGCATCATCGAGTTCGTCGAGGTCCTCAAGCTGGACGTCGCCTTCCTCTACGACCTGCTCGGCGCGTCGCAGGAACACAAAATCAAACCCAAGAAGTTCCCGCAGACGGACATCGACGAGGTCATCCTCGGCCACACCAACGAGCCCGAGTACAAGAAGCTCGAGAACAACGAGTTCATGGAGGCCCTGAGGGACCGCACCGTCAAGATTGACGTGCCGTACATCACCAAGCTGGCCGAAGAGGTGAAGATCTACGAGAAGGACTTCAACTCCCGCGCCATCAAGGGCAAGCACATCGCGCCCCACACGCTGGAGATGGCCGCCATGTGGGCCGTGCTCACGCGCCTGGAAGAGCCCAAGAAGCACAACCTGTCGCTGCTCCAGAAGCTCAAGCTCTACAACGGCAAGACGCTCCCCAACTTCACCGAAGACAACATCAAGGAGCTGCGCAAGGAGAGCATCCGCGAGGGCCTGGAGGGCATCTCCCCCCGCTACATCCAGGACAAGATTTCCAACGCCCTGGTGAGCGACAAGGGCGAGGGCTGCATCAACCCCTTCATGGTCCTCAACGAGTTGGAGGCGGGCCTCAAGACGCACTCGCTCATCAGCACCGAGGACGCCCGCAAGCGGATGAAGGAGCTGCTCACGTCCGTGAAGCAGGAGTACGAGGACATCGTCAAGAACGAGGTCCAGCGCGCCATCTCCGCCGACGAGGACGCCATCGGCAAGCTGTGCGGCAACTACATCGACAACATCAAGGCCTACACCCAGAAGGAGAAGGTCAAGAACAAGTACACGGGCCTCTATGAGGAGCCCGATGAGCGCCTGATGCGAGCCATCGAGGAGAAGATAGACATCCCCGACAGCCGCAAGGACGACTTCCGCCGCGAAATCATGAACTACATCGGCGCGCTGGCGGTGGAAGGGAAGACCTTCAACTACCGGACGAACGAGCGGCTGCACAAGGCGCTGGAGCTCAAGCTGTTCGAGGACCAGAAGGACAGCATCAAGCTGAAGAACCTCGTCTCATCCGTCGTGGACAAGGAGACCCAGGAGAAGATTGACCTGGTCAAAGACAGGATGATGAAGAACTACGGCTATTGCGAGATCTGCTCCACGGACGTGCTGAACTTCGTGGCCAGCATCTTCGCCCGCGGCGACGCGAAGGAGTAA
- a CDS encoding S8 family serine peptidase, with protein sequence MRPHPSLAHRARAVAFRTLSLLGALALGGSACGERPASGEPASSGIESVKLARLNRAPESLRVPGEYVVVFAQGLSGGALTTAADTITRAGGANALLHRYSLIPGFTARLDDAQLDRLRRDPGVAYIEENRHVFLKSAVPSPSDGIDRVDQRQGRDGQYNDYENTGAGVHVYVLDTGLNTEHSEFTGRVGSAESFVFDGFGVEDCHGHGTHVASTALGTQYGMAKQATLHPIRILNCIGRATWGTVIAGLDFVRMDCPRQDGPCVANLSLSGEFFQPVNQAAAALVDEGIPVVVAAGNSNTDACAESPGSEPKVINVGAVDDNDKRALFSNWGTCVDLFAPGVSILGAWVGDAVATNIDDGTSMAAPHVTGAVAQYLESHRTATPAQVTVNLKGAATLGCVTDLMGAPNAMLFSDLSQGNYQCVADPHSCKGLCGGAATGCFCDPTCLEFNDCCPDFQQVCQ encoded by the coding sequence ATGCGGCCTCACCCCAGCCTCGCCCACCGCGCTCGCGCCGTGGCGTTCCGAACCCTGTCCCTGCTGGGCGCACTCGCGCTCGGCGGGAGCGCCTGTGGGGAGCGGCCTGCCTCGGGCGAGCCGGCCTCCAGCGGCATCGAGTCCGTGAAGCTCGCGCGGCTGAACCGCGCCCCGGAGTCGCTGCGTGTGCCCGGCGAATACGTGGTGGTCTTCGCCCAGGGCCTCTCGGGAGGCGCGCTCACCACCGCCGCGGACACCATCACCCGCGCGGGCGGCGCCAACGCGCTCTTGCACCGCTACTCCCTCATCCCGGGCTTCACCGCGCGCCTGGATGACGCGCAGCTCGACCGGCTGCGCCGCGACCCGGGCGTGGCGTACATCGAGGAGAACCGGCACGTCTTCCTCAAGAGCGCGGTGCCCAGTCCCTCGGATGGCATTGACCGGGTGGACCAGCGCCAGGGGCGCGATGGCCAATACAACGACTACGAGAACACCGGCGCCGGGGTCCACGTGTACGTGCTCGACACGGGGCTCAACACGGAGCACTCGGAGTTCACGGGCCGGGTCGGCTCCGCCGAGTCATTCGTCTTCGACGGCTTCGGCGTGGAGGACTGCCACGGCCATGGCACCCACGTGGCCAGCACCGCGCTGGGGACGCAGTACGGCATGGCGAAGCAGGCCACCCTCCACCCCATCCGCATCCTCAACTGCATCGGCCGCGCGACGTGGGGCACCGTCATCGCGGGCCTGGACTTCGTCCGGATGGACTGTCCTCGGCAGGATGGCCCCTGTGTCGCCAACCTGAGCCTGTCCGGCGAGTTCTTCCAGCCCGTCAACCAGGCGGCGGCGGCCTTGGTGGACGAGGGCATCCCCGTCGTGGTCGCCGCGGGCAACAGCAACACCGACGCCTGCGCCGAGTCTCCCGGAAGCGAGCCCAAGGTCATCAACGTGGGCGCGGTGGATGACAACGACAAGCGGGCCCTCTTCTCCAACTGGGGCACCTGCGTGGACCTCTTCGCCCCCGGCGTGAGCATCCTGGGCGCGTGGGTGGGGGACGCGGTGGCGACGAACATCGACGACGGCACGTCCATGGCCGCCCCGCATGTCACGGGCGCCGTGGCCCAGTACCTGGAAAGCCACCGCACCGCCACGCCCGCGCAAGTCACGGTGAACCTCAAGGGCGCGGCCACGCTCGGGTGCGTGACCGACCTGATGGGCGCTCCCAACGCGATGCTCTTCAGCGACCTGAGCCAGGGCAACTACCAATGTGTCGCGGACCCCCACAGCTGCAAGGGATTGTGTGGCGGGGCCGCGACGGGCTGCTTCTGCGACCCGACGTGTCTGGAGTTCAACGACTGCTGTCCTGACTTCCAGCAAGTCTGCCAGTGA
- a CDS encoding DUF444 family protein yields MTLKIHQDHSRFKQIVRGKIKANLRKYVQKGEMIGKKGKDAISIPIPFIDIPRFKYGHKEQGGVGQGDGEVGQQLGPGAVEPGDGHQAGQGEGDHALEVDVTLEELAQILGEELQLPNIERRHNEKIITQKIRYTGINTTGPESLRHFKRTFKQALRRQIAAGTYDPARPVIIPTREDRRYRSYKLQDLPETNAVIIYMMDVSGSMGDEQKEIVRIESFWLDTWLRHQYKGLEARYIIHDAVAREVDRDTFFHTRESGGTMISSAYKLCRDIIQADYPKSAWNIYPFHFSDGDNWSADDTRQCIEMLRNDVLPNVNQFAYGQVESPYGSGQFIKDLREAVGDTPNVALSEIADKDAIYASIKDFLGKGR; encoded by the coding sequence GTGACCTTGAAGATCCACCAGGACCATTCCCGCTTCAAACAGATTGTCCGCGGGAAGATCAAAGCCAATCTGCGCAAGTACGTGCAGAAGGGGGAGATGATTGGGAAGAAGGGCAAGGATGCCATCAGCATCCCCATTCCCTTCATCGACATTCCCCGCTTCAAGTACGGCCACAAGGAGCAGGGGGGCGTTGGACAAGGGGATGGAGAGGTGGGCCAGCAGCTCGGCCCCGGGGCGGTGGAGCCCGGGGATGGGCACCAGGCCGGCCAGGGCGAGGGAGACCACGCCCTGGAGGTGGACGTCACGTTGGAGGAGCTGGCGCAAATCCTGGGCGAGGAGCTCCAGCTCCCCAACATCGAGCGGCGCCACAACGAGAAAATCATCACCCAGAAGATTCGCTACACCGGCATCAACACCACCGGTCCCGAATCGCTGCGCCACTTCAAGCGCACCTTCAAGCAGGCCCTGCGGCGTCAAATCGCCGCCGGCACGTATGACCCCGCGCGCCCCGTCATCATCCCCACGCGCGAGGACCGCCGCTATCGCAGCTACAAGCTCCAGGACCTGCCGGAGACCAACGCGGTCATCATCTACATGATGGACGTGTCCGGCTCGATGGGCGACGAGCAGAAGGAAATCGTCCGCATCGAGAGCTTCTGGTTGGATACGTGGCTGCGCCACCAATACAAGGGCCTGGAGGCGCGCTACATCATCCACGACGCGGTGGCGCGCGAAGTGGACCGCGACACCTTCTTCCACACCCGCGAGTCCGGCGGGACGATGATATCCAGCGCCTACAAGCTCTGCCGGGACATCATCCAGGCGGACTACCCCAAGAGCGCGTGGAACATCTACCCGTTCCACTTCAGCGACGGCGACAACTGGAGCGCGGACGACACGCGCCAGTGCATCGAGATGTTGCGCAACGACGTGCTGCCCAACGTCAACCAGTTCGCCTACGGCCAGGTGGAGTCACCCTACGGCAGCGGCCAGTTCATCAAGGATTTGCGCGAGGCGGTGGGGGACACGCCCAACGTCGCGCTCAGCGAAATCGCCGACAAGGACGCCATCTACGCCTCCATCAAGGACTTCCTCGGCAAGGGACGCTGA
- a CDS encoding serine/threonine-protein kinase, with product MSVLGGSWKPPTEVDEFRLVRLLGRGGMGAVYLAHDTSLDRLVALKLSVALQPDTSTLESFAVEARAIARIKHPNVVTVFRAGEVQGRPYLVYEYVDGKSLAELRLPLPWRYVLDIAVGLSRGLRAAHQRGVLHRDLKPGNAILDADGTLKLLDFGLAAFVGADRLMPRAMPGVVGTPRYLAPELWSGAEATPQSDLYALGLLLYELCTGGLPRTPGPLSRMPVAMESLGWCGALVERVPGIDPEFAQAIERCLAEDPQQRFTRAEALCGVLERLGVPGADPAFAAARSGHEARPWGARNML from the coding sequence ATGTCTGTCCTGGGGGGGAGCTGGAAGCCTCCCACGGAGGTGGATGAGTTCCGGCTGGTGCGGCTGTTGGGGAGAGGGGGCATGGGGGCCGTCTACCTGGCGCATGACACGTCGTTGGACAGGCTGGTGGCGCTCAAGCTGAGTGTCGCGCTCCAGCCAGACACCAGCACGCTGGAGAGCTTCGCCGTCGAGGCGCGAGCCATCGCGCGCATCAAGCACCCCAACGTCGTCACCGTGTTCCGCGCGGGCGAGGTCCAGGGGCGACCGTATCTGGTCTACGAGTATGTCGACGGCAAGAGCCTGGCGGAGCTGCGCCTGCCGTTGCCGTGGCGGTACGTCCTGGACATCGCGGTGGGGCTGTCCCGGGGGCTGCGCGCGGCGCACCAGCGCGGCGTGCTGCATCGGGACCTGAAGCCGGGCAATGCCATCCTGGACGCGGACGGCACCCTCAAGCTGCTCGACTTCGGCCTCGCCGCGTTCGTCGGGGCGGATCGGCTGATGCCTCGGGCGATGCCGGGGGTGGTGGGGACGCCGCGCTACCTGGCGCCGGAGCTCTGGTCCGGCGCGGAGGCGACGCCGCAGAGCGACCTCTACGCGCTGGGGCTGCTCTTGTATGAGCTGTGCACGGGCGGGCTCCCCCGCACCCCCGGCCCGCTGTCCCGGATGCCCGTCGCCATGGAGTCGCTGGGCTGGTGCGGGGCGCTGGTGGAGCGGGTGCCGGGCATCGACCCGGAGTTCGCCCAGGCCATCGAGCGGTGCCTCGCGGAGGACCCGCAGCAGCGCTTCACCCGCGCGGAGGCGCTGTGCGGCGTGCTGGAGCGGCTGGGCGTGCCCGGCGCGGACCCGGCCTTCGCCGCGGCCAGGTCCGGGCACGAAGCCCGGCCCTGGGGCGCGCGGAACATGCTCTGA
- a CDS encoding SpoVR family protein — translation MPKSLTPRLAALRDEIHGYAKEFGLDFFDTVFEMVSYDEMNMVAAYGGFPTRYPHWRWGMEYEQLAKGYEYGLSKIYELVINNDPCYAYLMESNPEVDQKLVMAHVYGHCDFFKNNFSFRHTNRRMIDEMANHATRVRRWVDKIGVEKVEDFIDRTLSLENLIDQHSPHIRRNPDPRRAEDELKANERVEGFKVGREYMRGYINPSEFLDSQRKKVEEEKQRAKKFPERPQRDVLLFLLEEAPLEPWESDILAILREEAHYFAPQGQTKIMNEGWASYWHSTIMTRRALRDDEIIDYADHHSGTMGTRPGAINPYKLGIELWRDIEERWNKGRFGKEWDECDDLRARRSWDKKLGAGREKIFEVRKHYNDITFIDTFLTPEFAMEQKLFVYGFNDKRNSWEILDREFRKVKSKLLQGLTNFGQPIIEVVDGNHENRGELLLAHKHDGQDLKGDYARETLRNLQSLWRRPVNIITRYDNKSVMLRFDGTNHTEKKVEL, via the coding sequence ATGCCCAAGAGCCTCACACCCCGTCTCGCCGCCTTGAGGGATGAAATCCACGGCTATGCGAAGGAGTTCGGCCTGGACTTCTTCGACACCGTCTTCGAGATGGTGTCCTACGACGAGATGAACATGGTGGCCGCCTACGGCGGCTTTCCCACCCGCTATCCCCACTGGCGTTGGGGCATGGAATACGAGCAGCTCGCCAAGGGCTACGAGTACGGGCTGAGCAAAATCTACGAGCTCGTCATCAACAATGACCCCTGCTACGCCTACTTGATGGAGAGCAATCCGGAGGTGGACCAGAAGCTGGTCATGGCCCACGTGTACGGACACTGCGACTTCTTCAAGAACAACTTCTCCTTCCGGCACACCAACCGGCGGATGATTGATGAGATGGCCAACCACGCCACCCGCGTGCGGCGGTGGGTGGACAAGATTGGCGTGGAGAAGGTCGAGGACTTCATCGACCGCACGCTGAGCCTCGAGAACCTCATCGACCAGCACTCGCCCCACATCCGCCGCAACCCGGACCCTCGGCGCGCGGAGGACGAGCTCAAGGCCAACGAGCGCGTGGAGGGCTTCAAGGTCGGCCGCGAATACATGCGCGGCTACATCAACCCATCCGAGTTCCTCGACTCCCAACGCAAGAAGGTGGAGGAGGAGAAGCAGCGCGCGAAGAAGTTCCCCGAGCGCCCCCAGCGCGACGTGCTGCTCTTCCTCCTGGAAGAGGCCCCGCTGGAGCCGTGGGAGTCGGACATCCTCGCGATTCTCCGCGAGGAGGCGCACTACTTCGCGCCCCAGGGCCAGACGAAAATCATGAACGAGGGCTGGGCCAGCTACTGGCACTCCACAATCATGACCCGCCGCGCCCTGCGCGATGACGAAATCATCGACTACGCGGACCACCACTCGGGCACCATGGGCACGCGCCCCGGCGCCATCAATCCCTACAAGCTGGGCATCGAGCTGTGGCGCGATATCGAAGAGCGGTGGAACAAGGGCCGCTTCGGCAAGGAATGGGACGAGTGCGATGACTTGCGCGCCCGCCGCTCCTGGGACAAGAAGCTGGGCGCGGGCCGCGAGAAGATTTTCGAGGTCCGCAAGCACTACAACGACATCACCTTCATCGACACGTTCCTGACGCCCGAGTTCGCGATGGAGCAGAAGCTCTTCGTGTATGGCTTCAATGACAAGCGCAACTCGTGGGAGATTCTCGACCGCGAGTTCCGCAAGGTGAAGAGCAAGCTCTTGCAAGGGCTCACCAACTTCGGCCAGCCCATCATCGAAGTCGTGGACGGCAACCACGAGAACCGGGGCGAGCTGCTGCTCGCGCACAAGCACGACGGACAGGACCTCAAGGGCGACTACGCCCGCGAGACGCTCCGCAACCTCCAGTCCCTCTGGCGCCGGCCCGTCAACATCATCACCCGCTACGACAACAAGAGCGTGATGCTGCGCTTCGATGGAACGAACCACACGGAGAAGAAGGTGGAGCTGTAG